In a genomic window of Sutcliffiella sp. FSL R7-0096:
- a CDS encoding molybdenum cofactor guanylyltransferase yields MKKINNGNKNLVGIILAGGESTRFGTPKAFATYKDKPFYQHAIDALTPYVDQIVIVSHPSIRPLFDDQEECKVIEDIEPYIGKGPLSGLYSAMHQFHASWYFVLPCDMPCFDNIAAKKLLSMMDDRFDAIVPQIAGRLHPLSAVYHRRSFHHLEMQLATGNYRLINFIERLSAPILTELQLELDERSFQNINDWNAYKRLGEGKHIRE; encoded by the coding sequence TTGAAGAAAATTAATAACGGAAATAAAAATCTTGTTGGCATTATTCTAGCAGGCGGCGAATCAACGAGATTTGGTACCCCAAAAGCATTTGCAACCTATAAGGATAAGCCTTTTTACCAACATGCAATAGATGCTCTCACTCCATATGTCGATCAAATTGTAATCGTAAGTCATCCTTCGATTCGTCCACTTTTTGATGATCAGGAAGAATGTAAAGTGATTGAAGATATCGAACCTTATATTGGGAAAGGGCCTTTGTCTGGATTGTATTCGGCGATGCATCAATTTCATGCCTCTTGGTATTTTGTATTACCGTGTGACATGCCTTGTTTTGATAATATCGCTGCTAAAAAGCTCCTATCTATGATGGACGATCGTTTTGACGCGATTGTTCCTCAAATCGCTGGTAGGCTTCATCCCCTGTCAGCGGTGTACCATAGACGGTCTTTCCACCATTTGGAAATGCAATTAGCAACAGGAAATTACCGGTTAATTAATTTTATTGAACGATTGTCAGCACCCATTTTAACCGAACTACAACTGGAGTTAGATGAACGATCTTTTCAAAACATAAATGATTGGAACGCTTATAAGCGATTAGGTGAAGGGAAGCATATTCGCGAATGA
- the moaC gene encoding cyclic pyranopterin monophosphate synthase MoaC, with product MSKFTHFNDQGRAKMVDITQKEVSNRSATAQSSIIVNEEIYLSITEQTMKKGDVLAVAQVAGIMAAKQTSTIIPMCHPIPISGIDLTFDWKKIDQEYHLSIYATVKTKGSTGVEMEALTAASVCALTIYDMCKAVDKGMIIGPTFLKEKSGGKNGDFNREK from the coding sequence ATGTCAAAATTCACACATTTTAATGATCAAGGAAGAGCCAAAATGGTTGATATCACACAAAAAGAAGTGAGCAACCGCTCAGCAACTGCACAATCTAGCATTATAGTAAATGAAGAGATTTACTTAAGTATTACAGAACAGACTATGAAAAAAGGAGACGTGTTAGCTGTTGCTCAAGTTGCTGGTATTATGGCAGCCAAACAAACATCAACAATCATCCCTATGTGTCATCCGATTCCGATAAGTGGGATTGATTTGACGTTTGATTGGAAAAAGATTGATCAGGAATATCATCTCTCCATTTATGCAACCGTCAAAACAAAAGGCAGTACAGGTGTGGAAATGGAAGCTTTAACAGCAGCATCTGTCTGTGCATTAACGATTTATGATATGTGTAAAGCGGTTGATAAAGGAATGATCATTGGCCCTACGTTTTTAAAAGAGAAATCCGGCGGTAAAAATGGAGATTTCAATCGAGAAAAATAA
- a CDS encoding OFA family MFS transporter has product MGKVKGKTKNRWLIALAAVGIHISIGSVYAWSVFTNPIREQLGWDLSSVSLTFSIAIVFLGLSAAFMGHFVEKHGPRKSGIVAASFFGFGLVGAGFAINLESIGLLYFTYGALGGIGLGIGYITPVSTLVKWFPDRRGLATGLAIMGFGFSAMLASPIMANLISTVGIANTFITLGIIYFVIMIASSLYIERPPAGYMENVQKDGKKAATDHIQLTANEAVKTRKFWYLWIMLFINVTCGIAVLSVASPMAQEIAGLSAAAAATMVGLMGVFNGLGRIGWASISDYMGRPNVYTAFFIIQIVSFFALPNITHAIMFQVVLFLILTCYGGGFASVPAYISDLFGTKQLGAIHGYILTAWALAGLAGPILAAWIRETTDSYAGTLFIFGFMFIAALIVSLVIRIDIKQAKEKNDVKGLAS; this is encoded by the coding sequence ATGGGAAAAGTGAAAGGTAAGACAAAGAATCGTTGGCTGATTGCATTAGCAGCGGTTGGTATTCATATTTCAATAGGTTCCGTTTATGCTTGGAGTGTCTTTACGAACCCAATTAGAGAACAACTCGGATGGGATTTAAGTTCTGTTTCTTTGACATTCAGTATCGCCATTGTTTTTTTAGGTCTTTCTGCAGCTTTTATGGGTCATTTTGTTGAAAAGCATGGTCCACGGAAATCGGGTATAGTCGCCGCATCATTTTTTGGATTCGGTCTTGTAGGTGCGGGATTTGCTATTAATTTAGAATCAATTGGACTTTTATACTTTACATATGGGGCTTTAGGAGGAATTGGCCTTGGTATCGGTTACATTACCCCGGTATCTACCCTCGTTAAATGGTTCCCGGATCGTCGCGGGCTAGCAACAGGGCTTGCTATAATGGGTTTTGGGTTTTCTGCCATGCTTGCAAGTCCAATAATGGCTAATTTAATAAGTACGGTTGGAATTGCGAATACGTTTATCACTTTAGGGATTATTTATTTTGTTATTATGATAGCGTCCTCTCTTTATATCGAAAGGCCACCTGCAGGTTATATGGAAAATGTGCAGAAGGATGGAAAGAAAGCAGCAACAGATCATATTCAATTAACTGCTAATGAAGCAGTTAAAACAAGGAAATTTTGGTATTTATGGATTATGCTCTTTATTAATGTCACTTGTGGTATCGCTGTTTTATCTGTTGCATCACCGATGGCACAAGAAATTGCCGGTCTTTCAGCAGCCGCTGCAGCAACTATGGTTGGTTTGATGGGTGTCTTTAATGGCTTAGGAAGAATTGGTTGGGCTTCTATTTCCGATTATATGGGCAGACCAAATGTCTACACAGCGTTCTTTATCATTCAAATTGTTTCGTTCTTTGCACTTCCAAATATCACCCATGCAATTATGTTCCAAGTCGTATTATTTTTAATTTTGACATGTTATGGTGGTGGTTTTGCTTCGGTTCCGGCTTACATCAGCGACTTGTTTGGCACAAAGCAGCTTGGCGCAATTCACGGGTATATTCTTACTGCTTGGGCTTTAGCAGGTTTAGCTGGGCCAATTCTTGCAGCATGGATTCGCGAAACAACAGATAGTTATGCAGGTACATTATTTATCTTTGGATTTATGTTTATTGCAGCACTTATTGTCTCACTTGTGATTAGAATTGATATTAAGCAAGCTAAAGAGAAAAACGATGTAAAAGGCTTAGCGAGTTAA
- the glp gene encoding gephyrin-like molybdotransferase Glp — MVDKRKPIPVRDAVSKVVELAKTGSTERININDAHGRILGEDIIAVHPVPPFDRSPYDGFAIRAIDSRGASLDNPQTFTVIETIGAGSVALKQVNEFEAVRIMTGAKIPDQCDAVVMLELASEKTENGLEKMTIKRSFKSGDNISFKGEDTEAGTVLIRKGQKINPGVVALLATFGYETVEVAKQPIIGVFATGSELLDVGEELQPGKIRNSNAYMVAAQIERAGAKVKMLGTLEDDLESSYQSIKHALKEVDMLITTGGVSVGDYDFLPAIYEKLDAQVLFNKVAMRPGSVTTVAHIDRKFLFGLSGNPSACYVGFELFVRPVVNIQLYVDKPHLLPVQARLSEDFPKPNPFTRFVRSKLSFEGESLTVAPSGFNKSSAVTSLAATDCMIVLPGGTRGFQKGDLVKVVLLESTEGSEWPWE; from the coding sequence ATGGTTGATAAAAGAAAGCCAATTCCTGTGAGAGATGCTGTATCCAAAGTTGTCGAACTTGCTAAAACTGGATCCACAGAACGAATCAATATAAATGATGCGCATGGGCGGATACTAGGTGAAGATATTATAGCTGTGCATCCTGTTCCTCCTTTTGACCGTTCACCTTATGATGGATTCGCTATACGAGCAATTGATTCAAGAGGGGCAAGTCTGGACAATCCACAAACCTTCACTGTAATTGAAACAATTGGAGCAGGTTCAGTTGCTTTAAAGCAAGTAAATGAATTTGAGGCTGTGCGGATCATGACAGGAGCAAAAATCCCTGATCAATGTGATGCAGTAGTCATGCTAGAATTAGCTTCGGAAAAAACCGAGAACGGCTTAGAAAAAATGACAATTAAGCGATCTTTTAAGTCAGGGGACAATATCTCGTTTAAAGGAGAGGACACCGAAGCTGGCACCGTACTGATTCGTAAAGGTCAAAAAATCAATCCAGGCGTGGTTGCTTTATTAGCGACTTTCGGCTATGAAACGGTCGAGGTGGCAAAGCAGCCAATAATCGGCGTTTTTGCAACCGGTTCGGAACTTTTGGATGTAGGTGAAGAGTTGCAACCAGGCAAAATCCGTAATAGCAATGCATATATGGTGGCAGCACAAATTGAACGAGCCGGAGCAAAGGTTAAAATGCTTGGAACGTTAGAAGATGATCTTGAAAGCAGCTATCAATCCATAAAACATGCGCTAAAAGAAGTGGATATGTTAATTACAACAGGCGGGGTTTCAGTAGGGGATTATGATTTTTTACCAGCTATCTATGAAAAGCTTGATGCACAAGTATTATTTAATAAAGTGGCTATGCGTCCTGGCAGTGTCACAACGGTGGCGCATATAGATAGAAAGTTTTTGTTTGGGTTGTCAGGCAATCCTTCTGCATGCTATGTAGGATTTGAACTTTTTGTACGTCCAGTAGTTAATATTCAGCTATATGTCGATAAGCCACATCTACTCCCAGTTCAAGCAAGATTGTCGGAAGACTTTCCAAAACCGAATCCGTTTACTCGCTTCGTAAGGAGTAAGTTGAGCTTTGAGGGTGAATCGCTAACTGTTGCGCCAAGTGGATTTAATAAATCGAGCGCAGTGACATCACTTGCTGCAACAGATTGCATGATCGTGCTACCTGGAGGAACACGAGGCTTTCAAAAAGGGGACTTAGTAAAAGTGGTTCTGCTAGAGTCAACCGAGGGAAGTGAATGGCCTTGGGAGTGA
- a CDS encoding FdhF/YdeP family oxidoreductase, translating into MGSTKHQGPIKATKMPQPKHWVSPIPFGLGKVKPKHIRDSMKIAWDNKDNIGYATRILTQGVCDGCALGVSGMFDQTLKGPHMCTTRLNVLRLNTAPAINEEILHADIDELRNYDSTELRKLGRIPYPLIRRKGERKFSRLTWNEAMDVIANKMKQLDPRQYAFYLTSRGITNESYYVASKVARFLGANNIDNASRICHSPSKTGLKRSIGVGASTCNYQDWFGADVLLFWGSVASNASPVSTKYMLEAKKRGAKIIVVNPYKEPAMDEYWVPSNMESALFGTKIADDFYQVNIGGDIAFMHGIMKHWFEMEEKEHGSAINHGFVEEHVNDYEELKTHVDSQSWDEIIRSSGITKERIIELSDLLANSKNAVYAWALGLTMHAFASDNISQVANLALLRGHLGRKYNGLMPFRGHSSVQGSGEMGADPFVLPGGDFVEDNIKRMEQIWKFDIPRWQGDVVGITLENIVLPNDHERKIKLYYMSGGNFLETMPDPTFIGKALSELDIRVHQDIILNTSTLIDAKEAVIVLPAQTRYEQEGGGTSTSTERMVYFSPEIQGNKNHIEEARPEWRIYIDLAKRVKPETAHLVDFKSGQEIRNEIAIANPNYEGVQHLKKQGDVFQWGGAWLCEDGICPTSDGKGKLISVDIPDLGKKEGQFFLTTRRGKQFNSMVYKETDPFNNAGRYDVLINIKDAHELSIAEGEGIVIHNDFGVFQGKAKYADISQGNLGVHFPEGNFLLPKGRYEKLALIPDYNVAVKVEKADRYNARKDTKYLEKRIKDLEMTIE; encoded by the coding sequence GTGGGTAGTACAAAACACCAAGGTCCTATTAAAGCAACGAAAATGCCACAACCTAAACATTGGGTGAGTCCAATCCCTTTTGGGTTAGGAAAAGTAAAGCCTAAGCATATAAGAGATTCAATGAAGATTGCATGGGACAACAAAGATAATATTGGTTATGCAACACGGATTTTAACCCAAGGTGTTTGTGATGGTTGTGCATTAGGGGTATCAGGTATGTTTGATCAAACTTTAAAAGGTCCTCATATGTGTACAACAAGATTAAATGTGCTGCGTTTAAATACAGCACCTGCTATAAATGAAGAGATTTTACATGCGGATATTGATGAATTGCGAAACTATGACAGTACAGAACTTAGAAAATTAGGGCGTATTCCATATCCTCTAATTCGTCGCAAAGGTGAAAGAAAGTTTTCGCGCTTAACTTGGAATGAAGCCATGGATGTGATTGCTAACAAAATGAAGCAATTAGACCCAAGGCAGTATGCGTTTTATCTTACCTCAAGAGGGATTACGAATGAGTCTTATTATGTAGCTTCAAAAGTGGCTCGTTTCTTAGGAGCAAACAACATTGATAACGCAAGTCGGATTTGTCACTCACCAAGTAAAACGGGGTTAAAACGTTCTATTGGAGTAGGGGCATCCACATGTAATTATCAAGATTGGTTTGGAGCAGATGTCCTTTTATTCTGGGGAAGTGTGGCTTCAAATGCTTCGCCAGTTTCAACTAAGTATATGTTAGAAGCTAAGAAACGTGGAGCAAAGATAATCGTTGTTAACCCTTATAAAGAGCCGGCAATGGACGAATACTGGGTACCTTCCAACATGGAGTCTGCCTTATTCGGTACAAAAATTGCAGATGACTTCTATCAAGTGAACATTGGTGGCGATATTGCCTTTATGCACGGCATCATGAAACACTGGTTCGAGATGGAAGAAAAAGAGCATGGCTCAGCGATTAATCATGGATTTGTAGAGGAACATGTAAATGACTATGAGGAACTGAAGACCCATGTCGATTCTCAATCTTGGGATGAAATCATTAGGTCATCAGGGATTACCAAAGAAAGAATCATAGAATTATCGGACCTATTAGCAAACAGTAAAAATGCTGTATACGCTTGGGCCTTAGGGTTGACCATGCATGCTTTCGCATCTGATAACATTTCACAAGTAGCTAACCTTGCTCTTCTTCGTGGACATTTAGGACGTAAATATAACGGATTAATGCCGTTCCGTGGTCACTCCTCCGTGCAGGGGTCGGGTGAAATGGGAGCAGATCCGTTTGTCTTACCCGGAGGAGATTTCGTGGAAGATAACATTAAGCGAATGGAACAAATTTGGAAGTTTGATATTCCGAGATGGCAAGGAGATGTTGTCGGAATTACGTTGGAAAACATCGTTCTACCGAATGATCATGAACGAAAAATTAAGCTCTATTATATGTCCGGCGGAAACTTCTTGGAAACGATGCCTGATCCGACATTCATTGGTAAAGCCTTGTCTGAATTAGATATTCGTGTTCACCAAGATATCATTCTTAATACGTCGACTTTAATTGATGCAAAAGAAGCGGTTATTGTCCTTCCAGCTCAAACACGTTATGAGCAAGAAGGGGGAGGCACTTCTACATCAACCGAGCGGATGGTGTACTTTTCCCCTGAAATCCAAGGGAATAAGAACCATATCGAAGAGGCTCGTCCAGAATGGAGAATTTATATTGACCTTGCCAAGCGTGTCAAGCCTGAGACTGCTCATTTAGTTGATTTCAAATCTGGGCAGGAGATTCGCAATGAAATAGCCATTGCAAACCCTAATTATGAAGGGGTTCAACACTTGAAAAAACAAGGCGATGTCTTTCAATGGGGCGGAGCATGGCTCTGTGAAGATGGAATTTGCCCTACTTCTGATGGCAAAGGAAAACTAATTTCAGTTGATATTCCTGACCTGGGTAAGAAGGAAGGCCAATTCTTCCTTACTACACGTCGGGGGAAGCAGTTTAACTCAATGGTTTATAAAGAAACAGACCCATTCAATAATGCAGGGCGCTACGATGTTTTAATTAATATAAAAGATGCCCATGAGTTAAGTATTGCCGAAGGAGAAGGTATTGTTATACACAACGATTTCGGTGTATTCCAAGGAAAAGCAAAATATGCTGATATCTCACAAGGTAATTTAGGCGTTCACTTCCCAGAAGGAAACTTCTTATTACCAAAGGGTAGATATGAAAAACTTGCACTTATCCCGGACTACAATGTCGCGGTTAAAGTAGAAAAAGCAGACCGGTATAATGCACGAAAAGACACCAAGTATTTGGAAAAGAGAATAAAAGATTTAGAGATGACTATTGAATAA
- a CDS encoding DUF2294 domain-containing protein, producing MNKYEAEFSNLVRSFRKKHMGKGPSKISTTFCKKWAICEMEGNLSPVEKFIATADEGKQMLRAARTEMVKDMYRKNRPVEMEEFLECKFLELFVDIDIERDFGISVFVFDENIEEKFSK from the coding sequence ATGAATAAATACGAGGCGGAATTCAGTAATTTAGTACGTTCTTTCCGAAAAAAACATATGGGCAAAGGTCCAAGTAAAATTAGTACAACATTTTGCAAAAAGTGGGCAATATGTGAGATGGAAGGAAACCTTTCACCTGTTGAGAAATTCATTGCAACCGCAGATGAAGGAAAGCAAATGCTACGGGCAGCAAGAACGGAAATGGTTAAAGACATGTACCGTAAAAACCGACCAGTAGAAATGGAAGAGTTTTTGGAGTGTAAGTTCCTGGAATTGTTTGTTGATATAGATATTGAAAGAGACTTTGGAATTTCAGTTTTTGTTTTTGACGAAAATATTGAAGAGAAGTTTTCAAAATGA
- the moaA gene encoding GTP 3',8-cyclase MoaA, producing the protein MNPIKDSLTRPLRDIRISVTDQCNFRCSYCMPAEIFGPDFAFLPKDEYLSFDEIYELVRSMGDLGVEKVRLTGGEPLLRKDLHELIAKLSLIDSIKDIALTTNALLLPKYAKKLKEAGLDRVNVSMDAIDEEVFKKMNGRSVSVKPVLKGIAAAQEAGLEVKINMVVQKGVNDDQIVPMASYFKNKGITLRFIEFMDVGSTNDWKLSSVVTKKEIVEILGKHFTIEPLDESYFGEVASRYGYVGTNTEVGIIPSVSDSFCSTCTRARISADGKLYTCLFATEGFDLKSLMRNNLSMDEVSNTISAIWNKRRDRYSDERTEKTAKNRKKIEMSYIGG; encoded by the coding sequence ATGAATCCTATAAAAGACAGTTTAACAAGACCTTTGCGGGACATTCGAATATCCGTAACAGATCAGTGTAACTTCCGCTGCTCTTACTGCATGCCGGCTGAAATATTTGGTCCTGATTTCGCTTTTCTACCAAAAGACGAGTATTTATCATTTGATGAAATTTATGAACTGGTTCGCTCCATGGGTGATTTAGGTGTTGAAAAAGTACGCCTAACGGGTGGAGAACCTTTGTTAAGAAAAGATTTACACGAACTTATCGCAAAGTTATCCCTGATTGACTCCATTAAAGATATTGCCTTGACAACGAACGCCTTGTTGCTTCCGAAATATGCCAAAAAGCTAAAAGAAGCGGGACTCGACCGTGTCAATGTAAGTATGGACGCTATTGACGAAGAAGTTTTTAAAAAGATGAACGGTCGATCTGTCAGCGTAAAGCCAGTGTTAAAAGGAATCGCTGCGGCTCAAGAAGCAGGACTTGAAGTGAAAATCAATATGGTGGTGCAAAAAGGCGTCAATGATGACCAAATCGTCCCGATGGCTTCTTATTTTAAAAATAAAGGGATTACTTTACGTTTTATTGAGTTTATGGATGTTGGGAGCACAAACGATTGGAAACTCTCATCTGTTGTTACGAAAAAAGAAATCGTAGAGATACTTGGCAAGCATTTTACAATAGAGCCGCTTGACGAATCATATTTTGGAGAAGTCGCTAGTCGGTACGGCTATGTTGGTACGAACACAGAGGTTGGAATCATCCCGTCTGTATCTGATTCATTTTGTTCCACATGTACAAGAGCGAGGATATCAGCAGATGGAAAGCTGTATACCTGTTTATTTGCGACAGAAGGCTTTGACTTAAAATCCCTTATGCGAAACAATCTTTCGATGGATGAGGTGAGCAACACCATTTCTGCCATCTGGAATAAACGCAGAGACCGCTATTCAGATGAACGAACCGAGAAAACAGCAAAAAACAGAAAAAAAATTGAGATGTCGTACATTGGTGGGTAA
- the moaD gene encoding molybdopterin converting factor subunit 1, whose amino-acid sequence MIKIQFFAHLREKVGQDQLMLDFKKISVKDLLEVLANSYQLQTDTFMVAVNEEYADIEDVILEGDTVALIPPVSGG is encoded by the coding sequence ATGATAAAAATACAGTTTTTTGCACACTTACGTGAAAAAGTTGGTCAAGATCAGCTGATGTTAGATTTCAAAAAAATAAGTGTAAAAGATTTACTGGAGGTGTTGGCAAATTCGTATCAGCTACAAACAGACACGTTCATGGTAGCGGTAAACGAAGAATATGCAGATATTGAAGACGTGATACTAGAAGGTGATACCGTTGCCCTTATTCCTCCTGTAAGTGGTGGGTAA
- the mobB gene encoding molybdopterin-guanine dinucleotide biosynthesis protein B, which translates to MTPPILQVVGFKNSGKTTVVSNMIQFASENGFKLGSIKHHGHGGPPDLPDEWKDSDRHLRAGALVSVVEGEGKLHLVAQKAVWQLEEILFLYQAMNVDGILVEGYKKAHYPKIVMLHQKEDLVLLEELEDVVGVIHDYSIPKIDLPSTSFLFTEKELYCHWFLDYLRR; encoded by the coding sequence GTGACACCTCCAATTTTACAGGTTGTTGGATTTAAAAACAGCGGAAAAACGACGGTCGTTTCCAACATGATTCAGTTCGCAAGTGAAAATGGATTTAAACTGGGTTCGATCAAGCATCATGGTCATGGAGGGCCTCCTGATCTACCAGATGAATGGAAGGATAGTGATCGACATCTTCGCGCAGGTGCTTTAGTAAGTGTAGTGGAAGGAGAAGGCAAACTCCATCTCGTAGCCCAAAAAGCAGTCTGGCAGCTTGAGGAAATATTGTTCCTTTATCAAGCGATGAATGTTGATGGCATTTTAGTAGAAGGTTATAAGAAAGCACATTATCCAAAAATCGTCATGTTGCACCAAAAAGAAGATTTGGTGTTGCTTGAAGAATTGGAAGATGTTGTAGGAGTAATTCACGATTACTCCATTCCAAAAATCGACCTGCCTTCTACGTCATTTTTATTTACAGAAAAAGAGCTTTACTGCCACTGGTTTTTGGATTATTTAAGGAGGTGA
- the fdhD gene encoding formate dehydrogenase accessory sulfurtransferase FdhD, with translation MSRKILRVENGKAGWKDDIVATEQAVTIKLNGDEFVTMVCSPEYIEDMAIGYLASEGIIRKFDDIEKLWIDHKNGFVHIQSANINPLYQRLQNKRYITSCCGTSRQGFVFASDAMSAKKMSSRNIQLTPQDCFRLMNDMQNSAATFKETGGVHNAALCDVDGIVLSRMDIGRHNALDKIYGYCLKNKISVQDKILVFSGRMSSEILLKVSKIGCEIVLSKSAPTERALELAEELEITTVGFIRNRSLNVYTCQERIIIE, from the coding sequence ATTTCCAGAAAAATTCTACGTGTTGAAAATGGAAAAGCTGGATGGAAAGATGATATTGTCGCGACCGAACAAGCCGTTACGATCAAATTAAACGGGGATGAATTTGTCACAATGGTTTGCTCCCCAGAATACATAGAAGATATGGCAATCGGTTACCTGGCATCAGAGGGCATTATTCGAAAGTTTGATGACATTGAAAAGTTATGGATCGACCATAAAAATGGATTTGTACATATACAATCTGCAAACATCAATCCCTTATACCAAAGGCTTCAAAACAAACGCTATATCACATCTTGTTGCGGAACGAGTAGACAAGGTTTCGTGTTTGCCAGTGATGCAATGTCAGCTAAAAAAATGTCTTCACGCAATATTCAACTGACACCACAAGACTGTTTTCGCTTAATGAATGATATGCAAAATAGCGCTGCTACCTTTAAAGAAACTGGAGGGGTACATAATGCAGCGCTGTGTGACGTAGATGGCATCGTACTAAGTCGAATGGACATTGGCCGACATAACGCATTAGATAAAATCTATGGCTACTGTTTAAAAAATAAAATTTCTGTACAAGATAAAATTCTTGTTTTCAGTGGTCGTATGTCATCCGAGATTTTGCTCAAGGTCTCTAAAATTGGTTGTGAGATTGTTTTGTCTAAATCAGCTCCAACTGAACGTGCACTTGAACTTGCTGAAGAGTTGGAAATCACGACAGTAGGTTTTATAAGAAATCGATCGTTAAATGTGTATACTTGTCAAGAGAGAATAATTATAGAATAA
- a CDS encoding molybdenum cofactor biosynthesis protein MoaE, translated as MFVITEKPISIEEVTNKVVRRDAGAIVNFIGTVREFTKGRRTISLHYEAYPSMAQKQLQRIGNEIEERWPDAKVAISHRTGNLNISDIAVVIAVSTPHRKDAYEANEYAIERIKQIVPIWKKEKWEDGEEWIGDQLEKTAYPKGQPEEVKEQ; from the coding sequence ATGTTTGTGATTACAGAAAAACCTATTTCTATTGAAGAAGTAACAAATAAAGTTGTTCGTCGGGATGCAGGTGCGATCGTCAATTTTATTGGGACAGTTCGTGAATTTACGAAAGGCCGACGAACCATTTCATTGCATTATGAAGCATATCCTTCGATGGCGCAAAAGCAGTTGCAAAGAATTGGGAATGAAATTGAGGAAAGATGGCCGGATGCAAAGGTAGCCATTTCTCATCGTACTGGTAATCTCAACATTTCAGATATAGCAGTCGTAATAGCAGTTTCGACTCCTCATCGAAAAGATGCTTATGAGGCAAATGAATATGCCATTGAACGGATTAAGCAAATCGTACCTATTTGGAAAAAAGAAAAGTGGGAAGATGGGGAAGAGTGGATTGGTGATCAACTTGAAAAAACTGCTTATCCAAAAGGTCAACCTGAAGAGGTGAAAGAGCAATGA
- a CDS encoding MogA/MoaB family molybdenum cofactor biosynthesis protein: protein MLADHRKKSPNKIACKVITVSDTRTSETDKSGKKIKELLTHEGHGCEFYEIVPDERLLINNAIQNGLQDPKVEAVIVNGGTGISKRDVTIEVVQALLEKELVGFGEIFRYLSYTEDIGSAAILSRATAGTAMGTVVFALPGSTGAVKLAMERLILPEIGHIIMELNKH, encoded by the coding sequence ATGCTTGCAGATCATCGAAAAAAATCCCCTAACAAAATTGCGTGCAAGGTGATAACGGTCAGCGATACAAGAACCAGTGAAACGGATAAGAGTGGAAAGAAAATAAAAGAACTTCTTACGCATGAAGGGCATGGGTGCGAATTTTATGAAATTGTGCCCGATGAACGTTTATTGATTAACAACGCTATTCAAAATGGGTTACAGGACCCAAAAGTGGAAGCAGTCATTGTTAACGGTGGCACGGGTATTTCAAAAAGAGATGTAACGATTGAAGTCGTTCAAGCATTACTCGAAAAAGAGCTGGTCGGTTTCGGCGAGATTTTTCGTTATTTAAGCTACACGGAAGATATCGGATCTGCAGCAATTTTATCTCGTGCCACTGCCGGAACTGCTATGGGAACTGTCGTCTTTGCCCTACCAGGTTCGACAGGTGCAGTCAAATTAGCCATGGAAAGACTTATTCTCCCGGAGATTGGTCATATTATTATGGAGCTTAATAAACATTGA